From a region of the Balaenoptera musculus isolate JJ_BM4_2016_0621 chromosome 15, mBalMus1.pri.v3, whole genome shotgun sequence genome:
- the JMJD8 gene encoding jmjC domain-containing protein 8 isoform X1: protein MALGVRLLLLLALWTLAVPARSLREAGDGGWRRPGPGAPAAVAEEERCTVERRADLSYAEFVQRYAFSRPVILQGLTDNSRFRDLCSRQRLLALFGDSVVRLSTANTYSYQKVDLPFQEYVEQMLHPQDPFSMGNDTLYFFGDNNFTEWASLFRHYSPPPFSLLGTIPAYSFGIAGAGSGVPFHWHGPGFSEVIYGRKRWFLYPPAKTPEFHPNKTTLAWLRDTYPALALSARPLECTIHAGEVLYFPDRWWHATLNLDTSVFISTFLS from the exons ATGGCGTTGGGGGTGCGGCTACTCCTGTTGCTCGCGCTCTGGACGCTGGCGGTTCCGGCCCGGAGTCTCCGGGAGGCAGGCGACGGAGGGTG GCGGCGGCCCGGGCCGGGGGCGCCGGCGGCCGTGGCGGAGGAGGAACGCTGCACCGTAGAGCGCCGGGCCGACCTCAGCTACGCCGAGTTCGTGCAGCG CTACGCCTTTTCCAGACCTGTCATTCTGCAGGGGCTCACAGACAACTCG AGGTTCCGGGACCTGTGCTCCCGTCAAAGGCTGCTGGCCTTGTTTGGGGACAGCGTGGTCCGGTTGAGCACTGCCAACACCTACTCCTACCAGAAAG TGGACCTGCCCTTTCAGGAGTATGTGGAGCAGATGCTGCACCCCCAGGACCCGTTCTCCATGGGCAATG ACACCCTGTACTTCTTTGGGGACAATAACTTCACCGAATGGGCATCACTCTTTCGGCACTACTCTCCACCTCCATTCAGCCTGCTAGGTACCATTCCTGCTTATAGTTTTGGAATTGCAG GTGCCGGCTCTGGGGTGCCCTTCCACTGGCACGGGCCCGGGTTCTCAGAGGTGATCTATGGCCGAAAG CGCTGGTTCCTGTACCCTCCTGCGAAGACACCTGAATTCCACCCCAACAAGACCACACTGGCCTGGCTCCGGGACACATACCCGGCCCTGGCACTATCTGCACGGCCCCTGGAATGCACCATCCACGCTGGTGAG GTGCTGTATTTCCCTGACCGATGGTGGCACGCCACACTCAACCTCGACACCAGTGTCTTCATCTCTACCTTTCTCAGCTAG
- the JMJD8 gene encoding jmjC domain-containing protein 8 isoform X2, translated as MALGVRLLLLLALWTLAVPARSLREAGDGGWRRPGPGAPAAVAEEERCTVERRADLSYAEFVQRYAFSRPVILQGLTDNSRFRDLCSRQRLLALFGDSVVRLSTANTYSYQKVDLPFQEYVEQMLHPQDPFSMGNDTLYFFGDNNFTEWASLFRHYSPPPFSLLGTIPAYSFGIAGAGSGVPFHWHGPGFSEVIYGRKRWFLYPPAKTPEFHPNKTTLAWLRDTYPALALSARPLECTIHAGAVFP; from the exons ATGGCGTTGGGGGTGCGGCTACTCCTGTTGCTCGCGCTCTGGACGCTGGCGGTTCCGGCCCGGAGTCTCCGGGAGGCAGGCGACGGAGGGTG GCGGCGGCCCGGGCCGGGGGCGCCGGCGGCCGTGGCGGAGGAGGAACGCTGCACCGTAGAGCGCCGGGCCGACCTCAGCTACGCCGAGTTCGTGCAGCG CTACGCCTTTTCCAGACCTGTCATTCTGCAGGGGCTCACAGACAACTCG AGGTTCCGGGACCTGTGCTCCCGTCAAAGGCTGCTGGCCTTGTTTGGGGACAGCGTGGTCCGGTTGAGCACTGCCAACACCTACTCCTACCAGAAAG TGGACCTGCCCTTTCAGGAGTATGTGGAGCAGATGCTGCACCCCCAGGACCCGTTCTCCATGGGCAATG ACACCCTGTACTTCTTTGGGGACAATAACTTCACCGAATGGGCATCACTCTTTCGGCACTACTCTCCACCTCCATTCAGCCTGCTAGGTACCATTCCTGCTTATAGTTTTGGAATTGCAG GTGCCGGCTCTGGGGTGCCCTTCCACTGGCACGGGCCCGGGTTCTCAGAGGTGATCTATGGCCGAAAG CGCTGGTTCCTGTACCCTCCTGCGAAGACACCTGAATTCCACCCCAACAAGACCACACTGGCCTGGCTCCGGGACACATACCCGGCCCTGGCACTATCTGCACGGCCCCTGGAATGCACCATCCACGCTG GTGCTGTATTTCCCTGA
- the WDR24 gene encoding GATOR complex protein WDR24 isoform X2 codes for MLCASKALRCALRELPGGGARRAGTGRVGGGQSESVRDVQFSIRDYFTFASTFENGNVQLWDIRRPDRCERMFTAHNGPVFCCDWHPEDRGWLATGGRDKMVKVWDMTTHRAKEVHCVQTIASVARVKWRPECRHHLATCSMMVDHNIYVWDVRRPFVPAAMFEEHRDVTTGIAWRHPHDPSFLLSGSKDSTLCQHLFRDASQPVERANPEGLCYGLFGDLAFAAKESLVATESGRKPYTGDRRHPIFFKRKLDPAEPFSGLASSALSVFEMEPGSSSMSWFVDTAERYALAGRPLAELCDHNAKVARDLGRNQVAQTWTMLRIIYCSPGLVPTTNLNHSVGKGSSCGLPLMNSFNLKDMAPGLGSETRLDRSKGDARSDTVLLDSSATLITNEDNEETEGSDVPADYLLGDVEGEDDELYLLDPEHAHSEEPEYVLPQEAFPLRHEIVDTPPGPEHLQDKADSPHVSGNEADAASLVPVDSSFSLISVSHALYDSRLPPDFFSALVCDMLRFYAEQGDVQMAVSVLIVLGERVRKDIDEQTQEHWYTSYIDLLQRFCLWNVSNQVVKLSTSRAISCLNQASTTLHVNCSHCKRPMSSRGWVCDRCHHCASMCAVCHHVVKGLFVWCQGCSHGGHLQHIMKWLEGSSHCPAGCGHLCEYS; via the exons ACTACTTCACCTTCGCCTCCACCTTTGAGAACGGCAACGTGCAGCTCTGGGACATTCGGCGGCCCGACCGCTGTGAGAGAATGTTCACGGCCCACAATGGGCCTGTCTTCTGCTGCGACTGGCACCCCGAGGAcag GGGCTGGTTGGCCACAGGTGGGCGTGACAAGATGGTAAAGGTCTGGGACATGACCACACACCGCGCTAAGGAGGTGCACTGCGTGCAAACCATTGCATCCGTGGCCAGAGTCAAGTGGCGGCCTGAGTGCCGCCACCACCTAGCTACGTGCTCCATGATGGTGGACCACAACATCTACGTGTGGGACGTGCGCCGGCCTTTTGTGCCAGCTGCCATGTTTGAGGAGCACCGCGATGTCACGACAGGCATTGCCTGGCGCCACCCGCACGatccctccttcctgctctccgGCTCCAAGGACAGCACCCTATGCCAGCACCTGTTCCGTGATGCCAGCCAGCCTGTTGAGCGCGCCAACCCTGAGGGCCTCTGCTATGGCCTCTTTGGGGATCTGGCCTTCGCAGCCAAGGAGAGCCTAGTGGCCACTGAGTCGGGGCGCAAGCCCTACACTGGGGATCGGCGCCACCCAATTTTCTTCAAGCGCAAGTTGGACCCTGCCGAGCCCTTCTCAGGCCTCGCCTCCAGTGCCCTCAGTGTCTTTGAGATGGAGCCTGGCAGCAGTAGCATGAGCTGGTTCGTGGACACGGCTGAGCGTTATGCCCTGGCTGGCCGGCCACTGGCCGAGCTTTGTGACCACAATGCGAAAGTGGCTCGGGACCTTGGCCGCAACCAG GTGGCGCAGACGTGGACCATGCTACGGATCATCTACTGTAGTCCTGGCCTGGTGCCCACCACCAACCTTAACCACAGCGTGGGCAAGGGCAGCTCCTGTGGCCTGCCACTCATGAACAG TTTCAATCTAAAGGATATGGCCCCAGGGCTGGGCAGTGAGACTCGGCTGGACCGCAGCAAGGGTGACGCACGGAGTGACACAGTGCTGCTGGACTCCTCAGCCACGCTTATCACCAACGAAG ATAACGAGGAGACCGAGGGCAGCGACGTGCCTGCCGATTACTTGCTGGGCGATGTGGAAGGTGAGGATGACGAGCTGTACCTGCTGGACCCGGAACACGCTCACT CTGAGGAGCCCGAGTATGTGCtgccccaggaagccttcccactGCGCCACGAGATTGTGGACACCCCACCCGGGCCTGAGCACCTGCAAGACAAGGCCGACTCGCCCCATGTGAGTGGCAATGAGGCAGATGCAGCCTCCCTGGTGCCTGTGGACTCTTCCTTCTCACTCATCTCCGTCTCACACGCACTGTACGACAGCCGCCTGCCGCCTGATTTCTTCAGTGCCCTGGTGTGCGACATGCTGCGCTTCTATGCGGAGCAGGGTGACGTGCAGATGGCCGTGTCCGTGCTCATTGTGCTGGGTGAACGCGTGCGCAAAGACATCGACGAGCAGACCCAG GAGCACTGGTACACGTCCTACATCGACCTGCTGCAGCGCTTCTGCCTCTGGAATGTGTCCAACCAGGTGGTCAAGCTCAGCACCAGCCGTGCCATCAGCTGCCTCAACCAGGCCTCCACCACCCTGCACGTCAACTGCAGTCACTGCAAGCGGCCCATGAGCAGCCGGGGTTGGGTCTGCGACAGGTGCCACCACTGTGCCAGCATGTGCGCTGTCTGCCACCACGTGGTCAAGGGTCTGTTCGTGTGGTGCCAGGGCTGCAGTCACGGCGGCCACCTGCAGCACATCATGAAGTGGCTGGAGGGCAGCTCCCACTGCCCCGCCGGCTGCGGCCACCTGTGCGAGTACTCCTGA